TACTATACTGTGATTTGTTCTCCTGAAGACGAACTTGACATCGGAGTTTCTCATTGATTTGAGTCCAGACTCTTTTCTTCTGCCATTGTCGATAGTATTTATACACGGTTGAATAGGGAGGAAATTCTTTCGGAAGATATGCCCACTGACAGCCTGTTTTCAGATGATAGAAAATCCC
Above is a window of Roseofilum casamattae BLCC-M143 DNA encoding:
- a CDS encoding transposase encodes the protein MYPSNLTDQQWEIIRPLIPDAKTGGRPRTTDMRAICDGIFYHLKTGCQWAYLPKEFPPYSTVYKYYRQWQKKRVWTQINEKLRCQVRLQENKSQYS